A single Drosophila ananassae strain 14024-0371.13 chromosome 3L, ASM1763931v2, whole genome shotgun sequence DNA region contains:
- the LOC6496289 gene encoding kinesin-like protein unc-104 isoform X3 yields the protein MSSVKVAVRVRPFNSREIARESKCIIEMSGATTAITNPKVPPNTSESVKRFNFDYSYWSHDHHDADFSTQSMVYKDIGEEMLQHSFDGYNVCIFAYGQTGAGKSYTMMGRQEEQQEGIIPMICKDLFGRIQQTETDDLKYSVEVSYMEIYCERVRDLLNPKNKGNLRVREHPLLGPYVEDLSKLAVTDYQDIHDLIDEGNKARTVAATNMNETSSRSHAVFTIFFTQRRHDTMTDLITEKVSKISLVDLAGSERADSTGAKGTRLKEGANINKSLTTLGKVISALAEVSASKKKNAKKADFIPYRDSALTWLLRENLGGNSKTAMIAAISPADINYDETLSTLRYADRAKQIVCKAVVNEDANAKLIRELKEEIQKLRDLLKAEGIEVQEGPDGKVVCEKRDANKDELTKSTVIKSPTKSRNRNGSTTEMAVDQLQASEKLIAELNETWEEKLKRTEEIRLQREAVFAEMGVAVKEDGITVGVFSPKKTPHLVNLNEDPNLSECLLYYIKDGLTRLGTHEANVPQDIQLSGSHILKEHCTFENRNSTVTLLPHKDAIIYVNGRKLVEPEVLKTGSRVILGKNHVFRFTNPEQARELRDKIETETEAENEVEKADTQQVDWNFAQCELLEKQGIDLKAEMKKRLDNLEEQYKREKLQADQQFEEQRKTYEARIDALQKQVEEQSMTMSMYSSYSPEDFHQEEDVYTNPMYESCWTAREAGLAAWAFRKWRYHQFTSLRDDLWGNAIFLKEANAISVELKKKVQFQFTLLTDTLYSPLPPELASSMAPLQQEDEFGAPPVSKTLVAVEVTDTKNGATHYWSLEKLRYRLELMRQIYNVESPPSSMLFDTSGMETLSGFVPPPNQDSPQQPEPPVEANDRGRLTLANLIPSRQRLELMREMYHNEAEMSPTSPDYNVESLTGGDPFYDRFPWFRMVGRSFIYLSNLLYPVPLVHKVAIVNERGDVRGYLRIAVQPVLDEESIDFNNGVKQSARLVFNEDDAKPKYRALNEKDDVQKYIDNGGLESKLDAELEDVDSGRGIDSNSASECHENAEEPGEHLQVGKEFTFRVTVLQATGIGAEYADIFCQFNFLHRHEEAFSTEPVKNSASGAPLGFYHVQNITVPVTKSFIEYLKTQPIMFKIFGHYQTHPLHKDAKQEFVSRPPPRRMLPPSIPISQPVRSPKFGPLPCAPTSTVLAKHDVLVWFEICELAPNGEYVPSVVEHSDDLPCRGLFLLHQGIQRRIRITIVHEPTAEVKWKDINELVVGRIRNTPESSDEQDEDACVLSLGLFPGEALEVPGDDRSFYRFEAAWDSSLHNSALLNRVSQGGETIYITLSAYLELENCARPAIITKDLSMVIYGRDARTGPRSLKHLFSGQYRNPEANRLTGVYELALRRASEAGVQRRQRRVLDTSSTYVRGEENLHGWRPRGDSLIFDHQWELEKLTRLEEVGRMRHLLLLRERLGMDTNPNPTTKTEKDVCNLAARAATSPVHMVIPQSPQTPIKDPQQIIPERQYNQREQDLMLKCLKLVQGRYTKSEANDTQTQSDVSPSDEGCADMTVSCISSNSMENNKFVIRRRLCSPDRSDAPNGWEAPAPATQPALPLRLYVPELEEIRVSPVVARKGLLNVLEHGGSGWKKRWVIVRRPYVFIYRSEKDPVERAVLNLATAQVECSEDQAAMVKIPNTFSVVTKHRGYLLQTLGDKEVHDWLYAINPLLAGQIKSRLARRTLEPASQTVSQIQANNAANASSANK from the exons ATGTCGTCGGTTAAGGTGGCGGTGCGAGTGCGCCCCTTCAACTCACGGGAAATAGCCAGGGAGTCGAAATGCATTATCGAGATGAGCGGGGCCACAACGG CCATTACCAACCCAAAAGTACCGCCAAACACAAGCGAGTCGGTGAAGCGATTCAACTTTGATTACTCCTACTGGTCACATGAT CACCACGATGCCGACTTCTCCACACAATCGATGGTCTACAAGGACATTGGGGAGGAGATGCTGCAGCACTCCTTCGATGGCTACAATGTCTGCATTTTCGCCTACGGCCAGACTGGTGCTGGCAAGTCGTACACCATGATGGGCAggcaggaggagcagcaggaggGTATCATACCCATGATTTGCAAGGATCTATTCGGTCGTATCCAGCAAACAGAGACCGACGATCTCAAATATTCG GTGGAAGTCTCTTATATGGAAATTTATTGCGAGCGTGTCCGGGATCTTCTGAATCCCAAAAACAAGGGCAATCTACGAGTCAGAGAGCATCCTCTGCTGGGTCCTTATGTTGAGGACTTGTCGAAATTGGCAGTCACTGATTACCAGGACATACACGATCTCATTGATGAGGGAAACAAGGCTCG AACTGTGGCCGCCACCAACATGAACGAAACCAGCTCCCGTTCCCATGCGGTGTTTaccatctttttcacccagcGCCGACATGATACGATGACCGATCTGATCACAGAGAAGGTATCCAAGATCAGCTTGGTGGATCTTGCTGGCTCGGAGCGAGCTGATTCCACCGGCGCCAAGGGCACCCGCTTGAAGGAGGGAGCCAACATCAATAAGTCGCTGACTACTTTGGGCAAAGTTATCTCAGCTCTGGCGGAAGTT TCT GCCTCTAAGAAAAAGAATGCCAAGAAGGCAGACTTTATTCCGTATCGTGATTCGGCCCTGACTTGGTTACTCCGTGAAAACCTGGGAGGTAATTCCAAAACTGCTATGATTGCCGCCATCTCCCCGGCAGATATCAACTATGATGAAACTCTCAGCACACTGCG CTATGCGGATCGTGCCAAGCAAATTGTTTGCAAGGCTGTCGTCAACGAAGACGCCAATGCCAAGCTTATTCGCGAACTCAAGGAGGAGATCCAGAAACTCCGGGATCTATTGAAAGCCGAGGGTATTGAAGTACAAGAAG GACCCGATGGCAAAGTGGTGTGTGAGAAGCGCGATGCGAATA AGGACGAACTCACCAAGTCCACGGTGATCAAGTCACCCACTAAGTCCCGAAACCGCAATGGATCCACCACGGAAATGGCAGTGGATCAGCTCCAAGCCAGCGAGAAACTAATAGCAG AACTCAACGAGACCTGGGAGGAGAAACTCAAGCGCACCGAGGAGATTCGTCTGCAACGTGAGGCGGTCTTTGCCGAGATGGGCGTGGCCGTCAAGGAGGATGGCATTACTGTGGGCGTGTTCTCACCTAAGAAAACCCCACATCTGGTGAATCTTAATGAAGATCCCAATCTTTCCGAATGTCTGCTCTACTACATCAAGGACGGCTTGACCCGTTTGGGTACGCATGAGGCAAATGTGCCCCAAGACATTCAGCTCTCCGGTTCGCACATCCTCAAGGAGCACTGCACTTTCGAGAACCGCAACAGCACGGTTACCCTGTTGCCGCACAAGGACGCCATCATCTATGTGAATGGCCGTAAATTGGTAGAACCGGAGGTCCTCAAGACCGGATCACGAGTGATTTTGGGCAAGAACCATGTCTTCCGCTTCACCAATCCGGAGCAGGCCCGCGAGCTGCGCGACAAGATCGAGACCGAGACCGAGGCGGAGAACGAGGTGGAGAAGGCCGACACCCAGCAGGTGGACTGGAACTTTGCCCAGTGCGAGTTGCTCGAGAAGCAGGGCATCGATCTCAAGGCCGAGATGAAGAAGCGATTGGACAACCTGGAGGAGCAATACAAGCGGGAGAAGCTCCAGGCCGACCAGCAGTTCGAGGAGCAGCGCAAGACCTACGAGGCCCGCATCGATGCCTTGCAGAAGCAAGTGGAGGAGCAATCGATGACCATGTCGATGTATAGCAGCTACTCTCCGGAGGACTTCCACCAGGAGGAGGATGTCTACA CCAACCCAATGTACGAGTCCTGCTGGACTGCCCGAGAGGCTGGTTTGGCTGCCTGGGCCTTCCGCAAATGGCGTTACCATCAATTCACATCCTTGCGGGATGATCTCTGGGGCAATGCTATATTCCTCAAGGAGGCCAATGCCATTTCCGTTGAGTTGAAGAAGAAG GTGCAATTTCAATTCACGCTCTTGACCGACACCTTGTACTCTCCCCTGCCACCTGAGCTTGCCTCCAGCATGGCCCCTCTCCAGCAGGAGGATGAGTTCGGAGCTCCGCCAGTCTCCAAGACCTTGGTGGCCGTGGAGGTGACCGATACCAAGAACGGAGCCACTCATTACTGGTCGCTGGAGAAGCTACG CTATCGCCTCGAGTTGATGCGACAGATATACAATGTCGAGAGTCCGCCATCATCCATGCTTTTCGATACGTCCGGCATGGAGACGCTATCCGGATTCGTTCCACCACCAAACCAGGATAGTCCACAGCAGCCGGAGCCGCCAGTCGAGGCCAATGATCGGGGCAGGCTCACGCTGGCGAATCTGATACCGTCTAG ACAACGCCTGGAGCTGATGCGCGAAATGTATCACAATGAGGCCGAGATGAGCCCCACTTCGCCGGATTACAACGTGGAGAGCCTCACTGGTGGGGATCCCTTCTACGACCGATTCCCCTGGTTCCGGATGGTCGGACGCTCCTTCATCTATCTGAGCAACTTGCTCTACCCCGTTCCCTTGGTCCACAAGGTGGCCATCGTCAATGAGCGTGGCGACGTGCGTGGCTATCTGAGGATTGCCGTTCAACCGGTCCTGGACGAGGAGTCTATTGACTTTAATAATGGTGTGAAGCAGTCGGCTCGCTTGGTCTTCAACGAGGATGATGCCAAGCCCAAGTACCGAGCTCTGAACGAAAAGGATGATGTCCAGAAGTACATTGATAATGGAGGTCTTGAAAGCAAACTCGATG CGGAACTCGAGGACGTGGATTCTGGTCGTGGCATTGACTCCAACTCTGCTTCCGAGTGCCATGAGAATGCCGAGGAGCCAGGTGAACATTTGCAAGTGGGCAAGGAATTCACTTTCCGTGTCACTGTGCTCCAGGCCACTGGCATTGGAGCTGAATATGCAGACATCTTCTGTCAGTTTAA CTTCTTGCATCGTCATGAGGAGGCCTTCTCCACCGAACCGGTCAAGAACTCAGCTTCGGGCGCTCCCTTGGGCTTTTATCATGTTCAGAAT ATTACTGTTCCCGTGACCAAGTCCTTTATTGAGTATTTGAAGACCCAACCCATCATGTTCAAGATCTTTGGACACTACCAGACACATCCTTTGCACAAGGATGCCAAGCAGGAGTTTGTATCCCGGCCACCACCCCGTCGTATGCTGCCCCCCAGCATTCCCATCAGCCAGCCAGTGCGCAGCCCCAAGTTTGGACCCCTACCCTGTGCACCCACTTCCACTGTTCTGGCCAAGCACGATGTCTTGGTCTGGTTCGAGATTTGTGAATTGGCTCCCAATGGAGAATATGTCCCATCG GTGGTAGAGCACAGCGACGATCTTCCTTGCCGGGGATTGTTCCTTCTGCATCAGGGCATCCAGCGGCGTATTCGCATCACCATCGTCCACGAGCCCACTGCGGAGGTCAAGTGGAAGGACATCAACGAGTTGGTGGTGGGTCGCATTCGCAATACTCCAGAGTCATCGGATGAGCAGGACGAGGATGCCTGTGTCCTGTCGCTGGGTCTCTTCCCCGGCGAGGCACTGGAGGTGCCCGGGGACGATCGCTCCTTCTACCGCTTCGAGGCGGCCTGGGACTCCAGCCTGCACAACTCGGCGCTGCTCAACCGCGTCTCCCAGGGCGGCGAGACCATCTATATTACTCTGAGCGCTTATTTGGAG TTGGAGAACTGCGCCCGCCCGGCCATTATTACCAAGGACCTGAGCATGGTCATTTACGGACGCGATGCCCGTACTGGCCCCCGTTCCCTGAAGCATCTCTTTTCCGGACAATACCGCAACCCGGAGGCCAACCGCCTCACCGGAGTATACGAGCTGGCGCTGCGCAGAGCATCCGAAGCAG GTGTGCAGAGGCGCCAGCGTCGAGTGCTGGACACCAGTTCCACGTATGTACGCGGTGAGGAGAACCTGCATGGCTGGCGGCCAAGGGGCGACTCCCTGATCTTCGACCATCAGTGGGAGCTGGAGAAACTCACTCGGTTGGAGGAGGTGGGAAGAATGCGGCACTTGCTTTTGCTGCGCGAGCGTCTGGGAATGGACACCAACCCGAATCCGACCACCAAGACcgagaaggatgtgtgcaatcTGGCTGCCCGGGCGGCCACCTCACCGGTTCACATGGTGATTCCCCAGTCACCTCAAACGCCCATCAAGGATCCGCAACAAATCATTCCAGAAAGGCAATACAACCAAAGGGAGCAGGATCTTATGCTCAAGTGCTTGAAGCTGGTGCAGG GACGCTACACCAAGAGCGAGGCCAATGACACACAGACCCAGTCGGACGTCTCGCCCAGCGACGAGGGCTGTGCCGACATGACCGTCAGCTGCATCTCTAGCAACTCCATGGA AAACAACAAATTTGTAATTCGACGCAG ATTATGTTCGCCCGATCGGTCCGATGCCCCCAACGGCTGGGAGGCCCCTGCTCCGGCCACTCAGCCGGCCCTGCCCCTACGCCTCTATGTCCCGGAGCTGGAGGAGATTCGTGTTAGCCCTGTAGTCGCCCGCAAGGGTCTCTTGAATGTTCTGGAGCATGGCGGCTCTGGATGGAAGAAGCGCTGGGTG ATTGTTCGTCGTCCTTATGTGTTTATCTACCGCTCGGAGAAGGATCCCGTTGAACGGGCTGTCCTTAATCTAGCCACCGCCCAAGTCGAGTGCAGTGAAGATCAGGCGGCCATGGTCAAGATTCCGAACACCTTCAG TGTGGTGACCAAGCATCGTGGCTACTTGCTCCAGACCCTTGGCGACAAAGAAGTGCACGACTGGCTGTATGCCATTAACCCCTTGCTGGCTGGGCAGATCAA ATCTCGACTGGCGCGAAGGACTTTGGAGCCGGCCAGCCAGACGGTCTCCCAGATCCAGGCCAACAACGCCGCGAATGCCAGCAGTGCGAACAAATGA
- the LOC6496289 gene encoding kinesin-like protein unc-104 isoform X5: MSSVKVAVRVRPFNSREIARESKCIIEMSGATTAITNPKVPPNTSESVKRFNFDYSYWSHDHHDADFSTQSMVYKDIGEEMLQHSFDGYNVCIFAYGQTGAGKSYTMMGRQEEQQEGIIPMICKDLFGRIQQTETDDLKYSVEVSYMEIYCERVRDLLNPKNKGNLRVREHPLLGPYVEDLSKLAVTDYQDIHDLIDEGNKARTVAATNMNETSSRSHAVFTIFFTQRRHDTMTDLITEKVSKISLVDLAGSERADSTGAKGTRLKEGANINKSLTTLGKVISALAEVSASKKKNAKKADFIPYRDSALTWLLRENLGGNSKTAMIAAISPADINYDETLSTLRYADRAKQIVCKAVVNEDANAKLIRELKEEIQKLRDLLKAEGIEVQEEDELTKSTVIKSPTKSRNRNGSTTEMAVDQLQASEKLIAELNETWEEKLKRTEEIRLQREAVFAEMGVAVKEDGITVGVFSPKKTPHLVNLNEDPNLSECLLYYIKDGLTRLGTHEANVPQDIQLSGSHILKEHCTFENRNSTVTLLPHKDAIIYVNGRKLVEPEVLKTGSRVILGKNHVFRFTNPEQARELRDKIETETEAENEVEKADTQQVDWNFAQCELLEKQGIDLKAEMKKRLDNLEEQYKREKLQADQQFEEQRKTYEARIDALQKQVEEQSMTMSMYSSYSPEDFHQEEDVYTNPMYESCWTAREAGLAAWAFRKWRYHQFTSLRDDLWGNAIFLKEANAISVELKKKVQFQFTLLTDTLYSPLPPELASSMAPLQQEDEFGAPPVSKTLVAVEVTDTKNGATHYWSLEKLRYRLELMRQIYNVESPPSSMLFDTSGMETLSGFVPPPNQDSPQQPEPPVEANDRGRLTLANLIPSRQRLELMREMYHNEAEMSPTSPDYNVESLTGGDPFYDRFPWFRMVGRSFIYLSNLLYPVPLVHKVAIVNERGDVRGYLRIAVQPVLDEESIDFNNGVKQSARLVFNEDDAKPKYRALNEKDDVQKYIDNGGLESKLDAELEDVDSGRGIDSNSASECHENAEEPGEHLQVGKEFTFRVTVLQATGIGAEYADIFCQFNFLHRHEEAFSTEPVKNSASGAPLGFYHVQNITVPVTKSFIEYLKTQPIMFKIFGHYQTHPLHKDAKQEFVSRPPPRRMLPPSIPISQPVRSPKFGPLPCAPTSTVLAKHDVLVWFEICELAPNGEYVPSVVEHSDDLPCRGLFLLHQGIQRRIRITIVHEPTAEVKWKDINELVVGRIRNTPESSDEQDEDACVLSLGLFPGEALEVPGDDRSFYRFEAAWDSSLHNSALLNRVSQGGETIYITLSAYLELENCARPAIITKDLSMVIYGRDARTGPRSLKHLFSGQYRNPEANRLTGVYELALRRASEAGSPGVQRRQRRVLDTSSTYVRGEENLHGWRPRGDSLIFDHQWELEKLTRLEEVGRMRHLLLLRERLGMDTNPNPTTKTEKDVCNLAARAATSPVHMVIPQSPQTPIKDPQQIIPERQYNQREQDLMLKCLKLVQGRYTKSEANDTQTQSDVSPSDEGCADMTVSCISSNSMENNKFVIRRRLCSPDRSDAPNGWEAPAPATQPALPLRLYVPELEEIRVSPVVARKGLLNVLEHGGSGWKKRWVIVRRPYVFIYRSEKDPVERAVLNLATAQVECSEDQAAMVKIPNTFSVVTKHRGYLLQTLGDKEVHDWLYAINPLLAGQIKSRLARRTLEPASQTVSQIQANNAANASSANK; encoded by the exons ATGTCGTCGGTTAAGGTGGCGGTGCGAGTGCGCCCCTTCAACTCACGGGAAATAGCCAGGGAGTCGAAATGCATTATCGAGATGAGCGGGGCCACAACGG CCATTACCAACCCAAAAGTACCGCCAAACACAAGCGAGTCGGTGAAGCGATTCAACTTTGATTACTCCTACTGGTCACATGAT CACCACGATGCCGACTTCTCCACACAATCGATGGTCTACAAGGACATTGGGGAGGAGATGCTGCAGCACTCCTTCGATGGCTACAATGTCTGCATTTTCGCCTACGGCCAGACTGGTGCTGGCAAGTCGTACACCATGATGGGCAggcaggaggagcagcaggaggGTATCATACCCATGATTTGCAAGGATCTATTCGGTCGTATCCAGCAAACAGAGACCGACGATCTCAAATATTCG GTGGAAGTCTCTTATATGGAAATTTATTGCGAGCGTGTCCGGGATCTTCTGAATCCCAAAAACAAGGGCAATCTACGAGTCAGAGAGCATCCTCTGCTGGGTCCTTATGTTGAGGACTTGTCGAAATTGGCAGTCACTGATTACCAGGACATACACGATCTCATTGATGAGGGAAACAAGGCTCG AACTGTGGCCGCCACCAACATGAACGAAACCAGCTCCCGTTCCCATGCGGTGTTTaccatctttttcacccagcGCCGACATGATACGATGACCGATCTGATCACAGAGAAGGTATCCAAGATCAGCTTGGTGGATCTTGCTGGCTCGGAGCGAGCTGATTCCACCGGCGCCAAGGGCACCCGCTTGAAGGAGGGAGCCAACATCAATAAGTCGCTGACTACTTTGGGCAAAGTTATCTCAGCTCTGGCGGAAGTT TCT GCCTCTAAGAAAAAGAATGCCAAGAAGGCAGACTTTATTCCGTATCGTGATTCGGCCCTGACTTGGTTACTCCGTGAAAACCTGGGAGGTAATTCCAAAACTGCTATGATTGCCGCCATCTCCCCGGCAGATATCAACTATGATGAAACTCTCAGCACACTGCG CTATGCGGATCGTGCCAAGCAAATTGTTTGCAAGGCTGTCGTCAACGAAGACGCCAATGCCAAGCTTATTCGCGAACTCAAGGAGGAGATCCAGAAACTCCGGGATCTATTGAAAGCCGAGGGTATTGAAGTACAAGAAG AGGACGAACTCACCAAGTCCACGGTGATCAAGTCACCCACTAAGTCCCGAAACCGCAATGGATCCACCACGGAAATGGCAGTGGATCAGCTCCAAGCCAGCGAGAAACTAATAGCAG AACTCAACGAGACCTGGGAGGAGAAACTCAAGCGCACCGAGGAGATTCGTCTGCAACGTGAGGCGGTCTTTGCCGAGATGGGCGTGGCCGTCAAGGAGGATGGCATTACTGTGGGCGTGTTCTCACCTAAGAAAACCCCACATCTGGTGAATCTTAATGAAGATCCCAATCTTTCCGAATGTCTGCTCTACTACATCAAGGACGGCTTGACCCGTTTGGGTACGCATGAGGCAAATGTGCCCCAAGACATTCAGCTCTCCGGTTCGCACATCCTCAAGGAGCACTGCACTTTCGAGAACCGCAACAGCACGGTTACCCTGTTGCCGCACAAGGACGCCATCATCTATGTGAATGGCCGTAAATTGGTAGAACCGGAGGTCCTCAAGACCGGATCACGAGTGATTTTGGGCAAGAACCATGTCTTCCGCTTCACCAATCCGGAGCAGGCCCGCGAGCTGCGCGACAAGATCGAGACCGAGACCGAGGCGGAGAACGAGGTGGAGAAGGCCGACACCCAGCAGGTGGACTGGAACTTTGCCCAGTGCGAGTTGCTCGAGAAGCAGGGCATCGATCTCAAGGCCGAGATGAAGAAGCGATTGGACAACCTGGAGGAGCAATACAAGCGGGAGAAGCTCCAGGCCGACCAGCAGTTCGAGGAGCAGCGCAAGACCTACGAGGCCCGCATCGATGCCTTGCAGAAGCAAGTGGAGGAGCAATCGATGACCATGTCGATGTATAGCAGCTACTCTCCGGAGGACTTCCACCAGGAGGAGGATGTCTACA CCAACCCAATGTACGAGTCCTGCTGGACTGCCCGAGAGGCTGGTTTGGCTGCCTGGGCCTTCCGCAAATGGCGTTACCATCAATTCACATCCTTGCGGGATGATCTCTGGGGCAATGCTATATTCCTCAAGGAGGCCAATGCCATTTCCGTTGAGTTGAAGAAGAAG GTGCAATTTCAATTCACGCTCTTGACCGACACCTTGTACTCTCCCCTGCCACCTGAGCTTGCCTCCAGCATGGCCCCTCTCCAGCAGGAGGATGAGTTCGGAGCTCCGCCAGTCTCCAAGACCTTGGTGGCCGTGGAGGTGACCGATACCAAGAACGGAGCCACTCATTACTGGTCGCTGGAGAAGCTACG CTATCGCCTCGAGTTGATGCGACAGATATACAATGTCGAGAGTCCGCCATCATCCATGCTTTTCGATACGTCCGGCATGGAGACGCTATCCGGATTCGTTCCACCACCAAACCAGGATAGTCCACAGCAGCCGGAGCCGCCAGTCGAGGCCAATGATCGGGGCAGGCTCACGCTGGCGAATCTGATACCGTCTAG ACAACGCCTGGAGCTGATGCGCGAAATGTATCACAATGAGGCCGAGATGAGCCCCACTTCGCCGGATTACAACGTGGAGAGCCTCACTGGTGGGGATCCCTTCTACGACCGATTCCCCTGGTTCCGGATGGTCGGACGCTCCTTCATCTATCTGAGCAACTTGCTCTACCCCGTTCCCTTGGTCCACAAGGTGGCCATCGTCAATGAGCGTGGCGACGTGCGTGGCTATCTGAGGATTGCCGTTCAACCGGTCCTGGACGAGGAGTCTATTGACTTTAATAATGGTGTGAAGCAGTCGGCTCGCTTGGTCTTCAACGAGGATGATGCCAAGCCCAAGTACCGAGCTCTGAACGAAAAGGATGATGTCCAGAAGTACATTGATAATGGAGGTCTTGAAAGCAAACTCGATG CGGAACTCGAGGACGTGGATTCTGGTCGTGGCATTGACTCCAACTCTGCTTCCGAGTGCCATGAGAATGCCGAGGAGCCAGGTGAACATTTGCAAGTGGGCAAGGAATTCACTTTCCGTGTCACTGTGCTCCAGGCCACTGGCATTGGAGCTGAATATGCAGACATCTTCTGTCAGTTTAA CTTCTTGCATCGTCATGAGGAGGCCTTCTCCACCGAACCGGTCAAGAACTCAGCTTCGGGCGCTCCCTTGGGCTTTTATCATGTTCAGAAT ATTACTGTTCCCGTGACCAAGTCCTTTATTGAGTATTTGAAGACCCAACCCATCATGTTCAAGATCTTTGGACACTACCAGACACATCCTTTGCACAAGGATGCCAAGCAGGAGTTTGTATCCCGGCCACCACCCCGTCGTATGCTGCCCCCCAGCATTCCCATCAGCCAGCCAGTGCGCAGCCCCAAGTTTGGACCCCTACCCTGTGCACCCACTTCCACTGTTCTGGCCAAGCACGATGTCTTGGTCTGGTTCGAGATTTGTGAATTGGCTCCCAATGGAGAATATGTCCCATCG GTGGTAGAGCACAGCGACGATCTTCCTTGCCGGGGATTGTTCCTTCTGCATCAGGGCATCCAGCGGCGTATTCGCATCACCATCGTCCACGAGCCCACTGCGGAGGTCAAGTGGAAGGACATCAACGAGTTGGTGGTGGGTCGCATTCGCAATACTCCAGAGTCATCGGATGAGCAGGACGAGGATGCCTGTGTCCTGTCGCTGGGTCTCTTCCCCGGCGAGGCACTGGAGGTGCCCGGGGACGATCGCTCCTTCTACCGCTTCGAGGCGGCCTGGGACTCCAGCCTGCACAACTCGGCGCTGCTCAACCGCGTCTCCCAGGGCGGCGAGACCATCTATATTACTCTGAGCGCTTATTTGGAG TTGGAGAACTGCGCCCGCCCGGCCATTATTACCAAGGACCTGAGCATGGTCATTTACGGACGCGATGCCCGTACTGGCCCCCGTTCCCTGAAGCATCTCTTTTCCGGACAATACCGCAACCCGGAGGCCAACCGCCTCACCGGAGTATACGAGCTGGCGCTGCGCAGAGCATCCGAAGCAGGTAGTCCAG GTGTGCAGAGGCGCCAGCGTCGAGTGCTGGACACCAGTTCCACGTATGTACGCGGTGAGGAGAACCTGCATGGCTGGCGGCCAAGGGGCGACTCCCTGATCTTCGACCATCAGTGGGAGCTGGAGAAACTCACTCGGTTGGAGGAGGTGGGAAGAATGCGGCACTTGCTTTTGCTGCGCGAGCGTCTGGGAATGGACACCAACCCGAATCCGACCACCAAGACcgagaaggatgtgtgcaatcTGGCTGCCCGGGCGGCCACCTCACCGGTTCACATGGTGATTCCCCAGTCACCTCAAACGCCCATCAAGGATCCGCAACAAATCATTCCAGAAAGGCAATACAACCAAAGGGAGCAGGATCTTATGCTCAAGTGCTTGAAGCTGGTGCAGG GACGCTACACCAAGAGCGAGGCCAATGACACACAGACCCAGTCGGACGTCTCGCCCAGCGACGAGGGCTGTGCCGACATGACCGTCAGCTGCATCTCTAGCAACTCCATGGA AAACAACAAATTTGTAATTCGACGCAG ATTATGTTCGCCCGATCGGTCCGATGCCCCCAACGGCTGGGAGGCCCCTGCTCCGGCCACTCAGCCGGCCCTGCCCCTACGCCTCTATGTCCCGGAGCTGGAGGAGATTCGTGTTAGCCCTGTAGTCGCCCGCAAGGGTCTCTTGAATGTTCTGGAGCATGGCGGCTCTGGATGGAAGAAGCGCTGGGTG ATTGTTCGTCGTCCTTATGTGTTTATCTACCGCTCGGAGAAGGATCCCGTTGAACGGGCTGTCCTTAATCTAGCCACCGCCCAAGTCGAGTGCAGTGAAGATCAGGCGGCCATGGTCAAGATTCCGAACACCTTCAG TGTGGTGACCAAGCATCGTGGCTACTTGCTCCAGACCCTTGGCGACAAAGAAGTGCACGACTGGCTGTATGCCATTAACCCCTTGCTGGCTGGGCAGATCAA ATCTCGACTGGCGCGAAGGACTTTGGAGCCGGCCAGCCAGACGGTCTCCCAGATCCAGGCCAACAACGCCGCGAATGCCAGCAGTGCGAACAAATGA